The window CTTCAGGGCCATCGCGTCCGAATACCCGCCGGGATAGCGGATCAGTCGGCCCCGTTCCAGCTCGGCCGTCTCAGTCGCCACGGCGTCCAGGAAGGCGCGGTCGTGGCTGGCGAGCACGAAGGCCGCACTGCTGGAAGCGATCCACGTTTCCAGCCAGCGTGCGCCATCCACGTCCAGGTGGTTCGTCGGCTCGTCCAGCAGGTAGACGTCGGCAGGGGAGAGCAGCAGACGGGCCAGGAGCGCCCGACGGGACTGCCCGCCCGAGAGCCGATCCGCGTCCGCCCCGGCGTCCAGCCCCAGGCCCGCCAGCACCGCTGCCGCGCGGCCCGTGAAGTCGTACCCACCGGCCAGCCGGTAGGTCTCTTCCGCCTCCGAGAACGCCGTGAGTGCCGCGTCCGAACCGTCGGCCAGTCCCGCCGAGGCGGCGTCGAACGCCGTCTGGGCCGCCCGCAGCGCCGGGGGCGTCACCGTGTCCAGCAGCGTTCCGGTGCCCGCCTCCTCCTGCTGGGCGAGCAGGGCCACGCGGCCCGAGATCAGCGCCGAGCCCGCGTCCGGCGCCTCCAGCCCCGCCATCACGCGCAGCAGCGTGCTCTTGCCACTGCCGTTCGCTCCCACCAGCGCGAGCCGCGCGCCGGGCGAGACCTCCAGTTCCACTCCATCGAAGACCGTCCGGTCGCCGTACGTTCGGGCGACCCCTCTCAATTGAATCAGCACTCGTTCACTCCCTGCGGCAAGGGCCAGCCCGCGCACAGCGGGTGGCAGCTTCAGACCGTGGATGCAGGGATTAACGACGCAAGATTCAGAAGTCCTTTGAATGGGCGGCAGGAACACGCCAGGAAACCTGGAGCTGCACCCAGCATACGGCCGGATCTGGCCAGTAGGCCATCCGGCGGACTTGAGCCTCACGCGACGTCAGGCCACACCATGCCGGGCAGGAGGTCCCCATGTCCGTTATTCCCGTCGATACCCTGGACGCTCTGCATACCGTCCTGAGGGCTCCAGAGCGGCACCAGGACGCCCTCTACCGTCAGCTCGTGCTCGATCCGCTGCGGCCCGTGTGGGAGGGCATGCTCCGCTATGGCCCGCCCACCGACGATCCCGCCATGCAGGCCGCCCGCATGATGAAGCTCTACCGGCCCGAACACGGCGCGGAACGCGGGCTGGAGGCCATCCGGCACCTGCAGGAAGCGGGCGTGGTTCAGGCCAACCTCACGGCGCTCCAACTTGCTACGGCCACGCTCAACCCCGATGCCCACGGCGTCCAGCTCCCGCCGCTACACCTCGCCCTGACTGTGGCAGAACCCGGCAGCCTGGGCGAGGACGGCCTGACCGGCGCGGCCAACGTTCCCGGCTGGCTGCTGCTGTCGATCTGGCCGCAGCTGTTGCCGAATGGTGCGTGGAACGACCCGAAGCTCCCCGCCATCACCGCGCACGAGTACCACCATGCCGTCCGCTTCGCCCAGCCTGACTGGACGTTCCCGATGACCCTCGGCGCGTATCTCATCGCGGAAGGACTGGCCGAGAGCTTCGCCGCGGACCTGTATGGCGAGGGCAGCCTGGGCTCGTGGACGACCACCCTTCAGGAGAGCGATCTGCGTGCCCTGGCTCCCCGGTATGGCGCCGCGCTGGAAGAACGCGACTTCGGCATCGTGCGAGGCTACATCTTCGGGGATTCGGTCATGCGGGAGTACGGCGGGCCCTCCGACCTGGGCATCCCGCCGTACGCGGGGTACGCGCTCGGGTACCGGGTCGTGCAGGACTACCTTCGCCTCAGCGGGCAGACGGTCGTTGAGGCCAGCTATACACCGTGGCGGGTGATTGCGGCGGGGTGTGGGTGGTTTGACTAAGTGCGCGGCACAAAACGTGCATAGCACGTCGTGCGCACTACCATCACGACGTGGCTCGCTCAATCACACAAGTCCTCAACGCCCTGCAATCTCTTGCTCCCGTTCCTGGACTGTCGGCCGGTGAAACGCCGCTGCCACTTCGACACACGTTGACTGCACCAAGCGACGCGAGCGATCTTGCCGTGATACACCACGTCCCTGCTGCTCTGCATAACTTCTGGCTTCAGGCAGCCAGTGCTCGACTCTTTGAAGACATGCAGTACGGTCAGTGGGGCTTGGTCATCCACGATCCTTGCGCTGCGCGGCACGCCACAGACGCTTACCAACTCGCGCGGCACGATGACGCCCGTGCAGGGGACCTCGTCATCGGCATGTTTCTCGGCGATTGTGACCTGTTGATCATCCGTGCTGATCCAAAGGCGGACGACGAGGGTCAAGTACTGGTCGCGCTGCCGCTCGATGGTCGTGTTGACTGGGATCGAGTCGGCCATGACTTTACGGACTTTCTCGACCAGTACATCCAGGCGCGCGGCGCCAAATTTTGGGAAGGCTCAACGAACGCCCGTATGGGTGCGGAAACACACTAAGGCACAGGCAAGGACGAGCAACGCAAGATGTGCATCGACTCGGCGCTCGTACCGCAACTTCAAGCGCTTGAACCGATTCAGCCAGCTCAGCGTCCGCTCCACCACCCATCTCACGTGCCCGAGACGCTCACGTGATTCGACACCCCGCCGCGCAATGCGAGGAACAATCCCACGCACATACAGCGCGTGGCGGCAGCGGTGAAAGTCAAACCCTTTGTCGGCGTGGAGCTTGTACGGTCGCTTGCGGGGCCGCCCAACTCGACCTCTGCGTACACCTGGCATGGCGTCTACGGCCGCTTCGA of the Deinococcus sp. KSM4-11 genome contains:
- a CDS encoding DUF2268 domain-containing protein, with product MSVIPVDTLDALHTVLRAPERHQDALYRQLVLDPLRPVWEGMLRYGPPTDDPAMQAARMMKLYRPEHGAERGLEAIRHLQEAGVVQANLTALQLATATLNPDAHGVQLPPLHLALTVAEPGSLGEDGLTGAANVPGWLLLSIWPQLLPNGAWNDPKLPAITAHEYHHAVRFAQPDWTFPMTLGAYLIAEGLAESFAADLYGEGSLGSWTTTLQESDLRALAPRYGAALEERDFGIVRGYIFGDSVMREYGGPSDLGIPPYAGYALGYRVVQDYLRLSGQTVVEASYTPWRVIAAGCGWFD